Proteins found in one Triticum urartu cultivar G1812 chromosome 4, Tu2.1, whole genome shotgun sequence genomic segment:
- the LOC125553156 gene encoding S-adenosylmethionine carrier 1, chloroplastic/mitochondrial, with amino-acid sequence MGGGGGEDKPFNFLQILCEGVIAGGAAGVVVETALYPIDTIKTRLQAARAGSQIQWKGLYSGLGGNLVGVLPASALFVGIYEPTKRKLLDMFPENLSAVAHLTAGAVGGLGASLIRVPTEVVKQRMQTGQFRTAPDAVRLIVAKEGFRGLFAGYGSFLLRDLPFDAIQFCIYEQLRIGYKLMAKRELKDPENALIGAFAGAITGAITTPLDVLKTRLMVQGQTKQYSGIVSCAKTILREEGPGAFLKGIEPRVLWIGIGGSIFFGVLEKTKSVLAERSSRKAALVEKDE; translated from the exons atgggcggcggcggcggggaagacaAGCCCTTCAATTTCCTCCAGATCCTCTGCG AGGGCGTCATAGCCGGAGGCGCCGCCGGGGTCGTGGTGGAGACGGCGCTCTACCCCATCGACACCATCAAGACCAGGCTTCAG GCTGCTCGAGCTGGAAGTCAAATTCAATGGAAAGGCCTGTATTCCGGATTGGGTGGAAATCTTGTCGGTGTTCTCCC GGCTTCTGCTCTGTTTGTGGGAATATACGAACCAACTAAACGGAAGCTACTGGACATGTTTCCTGAAAATTTGAGTGCTGTTGCTCATCTT ACTGCAGGTGCTGTTGGAGGGTTGGGTGCTTCTCTCATTCGTGTCCCCACAGAG GTGGTCAAACAAAGGATGCAAACTGGTCAGTTCAGGACTGCGCCTGATGCTGTTCGTCTCATAGTTGCCAAGGAAGGATTTAGAGGTCTTTTTGCT GGTTATGGTTCATTTTTACTTCGAGATCTTCCATTTGACGCCATTCAATTCTGCATATACGAGCAACTTCGAATTGGTTACAAGCTTATG GCAAAGAGGGAGCTGAAGGATCCAGAGAATGCACTAATTGGTGCTTTTGCTG GTGCGATTACTGGCGCTATAACGACCCCCCTCGATGTTCTGAAGACAAGGTTGATGGTTCAG GGGCAAACGAAGCAATACTCCGGAATCGTAAGCTGTGCTAAGACGATCTTGAGAGAGGAAGGTCCCGGGGCATTCTTGAAG GGCATCGAGCCGCGAGTTCTGTGGATCGGCATCGGCGGGTCCATCTTCTTCGGCGTGCTGGAGAAGACCAAGTCGGTGCTCGCTGAGAGGAGCAGCCGCAAGGCTGCGCTGGTAGAGAAGGACGAGTGA
- the LOC125553157 gene encoding 2-(S)-hydroxypropyl-CoM dehydrogenase 1 — MAADAAYAKRVLLACNGGGDAVSRGVAVGLARHGCRLVLVGDEGALAATAEEARRSAAGGAAAVAVVGLDLAACDEAAVGAAVEAAWRCFGDGGLDALVNYCSYEGEVQDCLSVTEDEYNKTMKVNVITPWLLIKAMAKRFRDAQSGGSVVCLTQIIGAERGLYPGAAAYGTSLGAVHQLVRLSAMELGKHKIRVNAVCRGLHLGDKFPVSVGEEKAEKATREVMPLRRWLDPEKDLASTVLYLVGDDSRFMTGTTIYVDGAQSIVRPRMRSFL, encoded by the exons ATGGCCGCCGACGCAGCCTACGCGAAGCGGGTGCTGCTCGCCTgcaacggcggcggcgacgcCGTCTCGCGGGGGGTCGCCGTCGGCCTAGCCAGGCACGGCTGCAG GCTGGTCCTGGTGGGCGACGAGGGCGCCCTGGCCGCGACGGCGGAGGAGGCGCGGCGCAGCGCGGCCGGAGGGGCGGCGGCCGTCGCGGTGGTGGGACTGGACCTCGCGGCCTGCGACGAGGCGGCCGTCGGCGCCGCGGTGGAGGCGGCGTGGCGCTGCTTCGGGGACGGCGGGCTCGACGCCCTCGTCAACTACTGCTCCTACGAGG GGGAAGTGCAAGACTGCCTCAGCGTGACTGAAGATGAGTACAACAAGACCATGAAAGTCAATGTAATCACACCCTGGCTTCTGATAAAGGCGATGGCGAAGCGGTTCCGGGATGCGCAGTCCGGCGGTTCCGTGGTGTGCTTGACCCAGATCATCGGCGCCGAGAGAGGATTGTATCCGGGGGCGGCGGCATATGGCACAAGTTTAGGCGCCGTTCACCAGCTCGTCAGA CTATCGGCGATGGAGCTCGGCAAGCACAAGATCAGGGTGAATGCCGTCTGCCGCGGCCTCCACCTGGGGGACAAGTTCCCTGTCTCTGTTGGGGAGGAGAAGGCCGAGAAGGCGACCAGGGAGGTGATGCCGCTGCGGCGGTGGCTGGACCCAGAGAAGGACCTCGCTTCCACGGTGCTGTACCTGGTCGGCGACGACTCCCGCTTCATGACAGGCACCACCATCTATGTCGACGGCGCGCAGTCCATCGTGCGCCCTCGCATGCGTTCCTTCCTGTAG